The Anguilla rostrata isolate EN2019 chromosome 1, ASM1855537v3, whole genome shotgun sequence nucleotide sequence tgtgcagtgGGAGTGGCCACCTGTTTCGCTGCCCCTGTGGGAGGCAAGTCAGAACTCCACCTCCCAACATGCACCTTGCCTCGTGTACCAGGCGTGGCAGGAGATGGGAGTGTTTTTGTACTATCCTTTCCGCCTTCTTTTGGAGTTTACTACTTGAGgctgtgctttgttttgtgCTACGCAGAAATGAGCTGCACTGTCTTTTTTTaccattctttcttttttttctgattcgCTTCAGTTTTGTTCTCCCCTACACAATTCTGTGCTTTGCTTTACAACACTgctctgtgcatttttaattcacattctccttttctttcccccttctctccctctttttcctcaCATCCTTCCCTCTTGTTACcaccatccctctctttctccctctctctctcactctctctcaccccctcttcCTTTTTACCTTCCACTCATTGTCCTTTCCTCTACTTCTCCTTCCTcattccctctttcccccctctccctctctctctctcggtgtgtCAGTAGAACCCCTATGGCTATACAGACATTCTCACAgtgggctgtgctgtgggggTGGGCTGCTGTTTTGGCACTCCTCTcggaggtaaaaataaaaaacaaaaaaactgtcctctttccctcctccccttctctttatctctgtctCCATGGCGATTCACAGATGCTGCCTCAGCATTAAAAAGTGTCTCTTGATTTTTACAAAAGCATTAAGTCAAGGTCTGTGGATAACCTACTTAATTTTCCTGTCACCACTGTCCCCACTTCCTTTACCCCTTTCTAAATAGTATGTTTTTACAACTTATAGCTCTTACTCCTTTTGCTTTtataatgcacattttcattaatatctTATTATGCTGATTGTGCTGTTACCTGTGTTGCAGGCTCGTCAGTGAAATGcatcttccctctttctccactAGGGGTGCTGTTCAGTATTGAAGTCACATCAACCTACTTCGCTGTGAGGAATTATTGGAGGGGCTATTTTGCTGCAACTTTCAGTGCCTTCATATTCAGAGTACTATCAGTGTGGAACAAAGATGCTGGTAAGGATACATATATGCCGCGCCTACATTTACAAAATTTAACTGGAGATTCAAGTCAGTGCTGTTGAAAACTGTAAATATGGAGGGGTTCCGTTTGGGCCTGCTGTAAAACCACTTGAATGCAGACTGAGACGTACAGCTTAGACATGACTGCTTTAAGTCTGGGCTCTTTAAGTAGCTGACTGTGACTGGGAGTCCACAGTGGTGGGACATACTTGACTGTGTGCAGCTGGGGTAAGGTGTGTGTAATTCTCCTAGGATTTACCGTTGCACTAGCGCCCCCTAGCCTCCCTGCACGGCTTTGTTTGTCATGAGGGAGAGGTCTTTGTTACAGTGACTTTTACTTTTCCAGTCGTGCACCATTTGCTTGTAGTATTATTACGGGGAATCAGGAGAGCGGTTCAGGTGCTGCACTCTTCGAGTGGGTGTGACTGCCATTACAGTGGTGCCTAAACACAGATTACAATTCCCATTGGGAGAAAAGTGTAATCTGTAATCACAGTCATACTAGTAAACCAAGGAGACAGTGTCATTCATTAATATAGGGCTTAGTAtgacattttcatattaatgaGTGACAGTATCATTAGTTAATATAGGGCTTAGTAggacattttcatattaatgaaTGTCAGtgtcatttattaatattaatatgatattacattttcttgctAATTTGGTTTATTACATTGAGAATGTTGTCaaatctcctcctctccccctcagtCACCATCACCGCTCTCTTCCGAACAAACTTCCGGATGGAGTTTCCCTTCGACCTCCAGGAGCTGCCGGCGTTCGCCATCATtgggtgagagagcgagagtacGTGAGAGCAGCTGTATGGAGCTTTCAGGTTGCAGTCATGTCAGTTGTACATGGACGCTGCGCCACTTCCTCTgtgtaattttataattttcgctctctctaccccccctctcccccacccccccttccccctcccagcATATCATGTGGTTTCCTGGGAGCCTTCTTCGTCTATCTGAATCGTCAGGTGGTTCTGGTCATGAGGAGACAGAACGCACTCACCCGCTTCCTGACCAAACAGTGAGCAGAAAGGACGGGGCGaggcgcggggggcggggcctacgGTTGTCAGGGCGGGCTCACGGTCTGCTGAGCCCTCAGAGTGGGGTTTTCTGCACTGAGAGGAGCAGTAACTGTAACAGTAACTATGtgactaactgactgactgacctaCGCTGTAACTGAAATGGCCTTTCCCCTCGTGGGCGTTATTACCGTCTGCATTGCGTTTCAGTTCTGCTACGTTATGTTATCCcactgttattgttgttgttgccatgGTTATTTGCTTTTGTAACTCGtgatgtgaattaaaaaaaaaaaaaaattctatttccTCCAGCCGGTTGATCTATCCAGGCGCCGTGACATTAGTCATTGCAACTTTCACCTTCCCCCCTGGATTCGGACAGTTCATGGCTGGAGAGGTCAGAGTTCGTTCCAGTTTTCACAGTTTCATTTGTGGGGCGAGATCTGACAGGCCCCACTGTGTTCACTGATTGCGGTGTTAACCCTTTGTTTCACACAGTTGATGCCCAGGGAGTGCATCAACTCCCTTTTTGACAATTACACCTGGACCAAAATCTGGGGTACCCCTACCCCGGTCGGCCTTGGCCGCTCGTCTGCCTGGCTGCACCCCCGCGTCAGTGTCTTCGTCATCCTGCTCCTCTTCTTCGTCATGAAGGTGCTACCCCCTAAATGATCTCAGTCTAGCTCTGTACTTGATCCTACACAACTGGGAAACTGTACAGTACGTCACATATTAGACACACATCATTCAAATAGCAAAACCCAGCAAAGCCCAGCCATGGAGAGTATTCActtctacattttatttatatagagcATAGGACAGTGCTTTccagaacaaaaatgaagaagttacattttacaatgcaagagttaaaaaaaaatacaatacaatgtttttaaagaaaatgtaaaattaaaaaacaaaaactgactACTGACAGACCAAATCTCACCtgctttttaaaaccattcaatTCCAGGGACCACTGGGTTGTTGCCagtgttttgatttaattttatttcataaaagaTTTAACTTTTCTCACCTGTATTTTCAGGCTGGAGCCTACTTTGGAAAGTGCTAAAACTTTTTTTCGGAAAGTGTTGCATGTCGGTGATGTAGTCCTCCCGCTTCCTCTTTCAGTTCTGGATGTCAGCCATTTCCACCACGATGCCCATCCCTTCAGGGGCCTTCATGCCTGTCTTCATCCTGGGTGAGTGCCGCACGCCTCCTGTGGGAAACGGATTTGCGGTGCGGTTTCGGCAAAGctgccccttttttttttcgctaCGCACCTTGGGCTCGGAATGACCTAGGGGAAAGCATTAAGCTGGAGACACTGCCCTGGATTTGGGATTTAAAGCATATCATCCCGGAAACTTGTAAGGAGGAATGTAATTGCTTTCAGTAGACAAGGCTGCCTTTCCCCGTGTGATATACTGTGTTGTGGTTGTATTTCAGCTTCTTATTTTGGAACTGTTActctttgttattgttttgtttgtgctctgtgttttattcattgcacatttttttcttattgctgctgctgccttgGCCAGGTCTCCTTTGTAAAATAAGTATAATATCTCGAGAGActccctggttaaataaaggtttaattAAAAGAAGTTGTGGCAAAGCAGTGGCAGAATAACGTGGTGTGTGAGCCTCAGCTTTTAAATCTGCGGCAGGGGTTCCCCAGCCTCCCCTCGGTGCCCCCCAGGCGGCTCCAGGCATGTGATGTGTCCCATCTCAAGCGCACCTGACGCAGGAGATCAGGGGCTTGATTAGTTCAGTATCGGGTGTGCTCTAGGTGTGACACATCAAATACCTGTATCTGGCTGGCTGTGCTTGAGGAGAGGCTTGGTAACCCCAGATCGGTGGGATTGGGTGACTCAGCTGTTCCAGGCAGcgggggctggggtgggaggCGGCCGGGGGCGGGAATGTGTGATGCGTGACCTTGGGAGTAACCGTGACCAGTGGCCGCCACGCAGGCGGACGGCCGCGGGATAGGGGGATGGGGCATGCGCGAGGTGACCTTGATACCGTGCGCGTGCCCCACGCCGCCACCGCCGGCGTTCATCCTGTGCGCGGGTGTCTCTAGGAAGCCGCGTCCTCGCGCTTCGCGCTAGGACGCGCGCCACAGCGCTCGCCCGGGGGCCGCTGGAGGAACGTAAATGCCCTGTCAGTGCCTCACTCCTCATTTAATGACATGGCATTGCTTGAATGGGCCTGTGAACACCATGGGATATTCCatattggggggaaaaaaagaaggctaaaaattatcattataattagcACAAATAAACGCTAATCATCAGTCGCTCAAAATCCAAGATGCcataaataatgatacaaatCATAAGACTAGAGTGTGTGCTCATGGTcctgctgcccctcccccctcctctctccattAGGAGCAGCGTTCGGGAGGCTGGTGGGGGAGATCATGGCTACCCTTTTTCCCAACGGGATTCTCTTTGATGGAATCGTGTACCGCATCTTGCCGGGAGGGTATGCTGTCAtcggtcagtctctctctctattgctgtGTTCTCTGTATGACTCTGTATGagctcttttttttgtaattccagTTCCCTTCAGTTTGATTCATGTGCAAACGAATCATTCTCTGTGCGTTTATTTCGCCTATCCCTCTGCATTCCCCTTTAATTGCTTATATTcttatgcatttaattaatctcttctcctctccttttccccacCTTATCTTTATTTATCTAAACTACATGACCTCCTTCCATCAATCACCTATTTCTCCAatacctctctcactctcatccaTCACTTCTGTCTCACTCCCCTTGCCTGTAATATGTGCTTCCTCTCATCATCCTTCTTTTCAtctctccactccctctctctcccttcatctctctttctcactcactctctctctcccccatctctctcctctccctcgctctctctctcactcccccccaccctccctccttctctctctctctctctctcccccaccctccctcgatctctctctctctctccttccctctctctctctctctccctctccctccctttctctctccctctccccctccctccctccctccccctcccccctctctctctcccccctctccttccctccctcctcctcccccctctctctctctctctcctctctctctctctctctctctctctccctctccctcctcctccctccccctctccccctccccctctctcaggggCAGCGGCCCTGACTGGTGCCGTGACCCACACTGTTTCCACGGCGGTGATCTGCTTTGAGCTGACGGGGCAGATCTCGCACATCCTGCCCATGATGGTGGCGGTGATCCTGGCCAATATGGTGGCCCAGGGGCTGCAGCCCTCGCTCTACGACTCCATCATTCAGGTCAAGAAGCTGCCGTACCTCCCGGAGCTGGGATTTGGCCACATCAGGTACAGGGGACAGGAAGCAGATGCCATTTTGGCTCGGAGACCTTTCTGtttcatgaataataaatgagGAGGTTGAGTCTGAACGAAAATCGGTCAAAAGGAAGTTGAGCTCTACATTGAGCCAGTTTCACTGGCCACTCATTTACCCACCGTTCCGTGGGTCAGATTTCATCATGGCCGTGTTTGGGTTGagcactattattattagttactCAGTAACTGTGGATATACAGTATTGATCGCTCCccatgaatgaattaattaattaatttgacaaTTTAAATACAAGATTTTATAAGACTGCATAGcaaacagcttttttaaaaaattgtacagGATAGAAACACAAGATAGCCAGCGAGCTTATTTCTATTGTGGTCCTCTGACATAacacctctctcccccacacagtaaatacaatatatttgtgGAGGACATCATGGTGAAGAAATTGAAGTTTCTTTCGACACAGTCCACTTACAGAGAGCTGAATCACCTACTGCGATCCACCACCCTCAAAACTATCCCACTGGTCGACTCAAAGGGTAAGAACTCGGCTTCTACCACAAACCCGTTAAAACAGACCATTCCATCCTGTTTGTGGGACGACTAAGACCTTCTTGGTGCAAAGAACGGCCATTTTATGGTGTGTTGTTGGTCACGCTGACAAAGAgctctgcaaaataaatacatgtaaattcAATATAGATGGAATAGACTAGAAAACCTCTGGTAGTTTCTGGTAAATTTactcaaaatgtaaattttccTTCTAACCTCTGGCTTGTACATAATAATGACTTTGGcttgtaaaataatttgaacGGATGTGGACAAACCCATAGCACCAGCGCATTGACTGTATGCAGTATGGCATGTATGCAGCACTAGTTCAACAGACCCTTGCTTAGGACTGATAAGGCTGAACGGACGAACTGGTTTTTGTCACAGTTCTCTGGGGTGTTAGCTCCTTGAGTCTGTTCACCGAAGGCAGCATTTGGAATGACAAGTGCATCGGGTAGGAGTTGTCCTTTGAAACTTGGAGGGCTCTGCTTGTGATGGACTGGGTGTCCAGTTCTCGAGCCGTTCGTTTTACCAGTCATGTGCCAATGCAAATGAGAATGGTGCGAAAAAGCCTGAGTCATTCCCGAGATCGGGTCAATAGCTTTTTGTTGAATTGATCTGTTTTCTATTAGGCGAGTGAAACCACGGCGACGCGGGGCTACAGGGGTAATGTCGGGTGCCTTTCTCTTATCCTTTGTTTCCATTGGATCAGATTTTcattggagttttttttttttttttgacagcttgAATCAAATTCTTATTTCGAATTATTTTGCATGCATGAAATCGATTTTTCATGTCCTGAATTGATCTGGAGTAGCGTACCTGGAACCCAGCTGCAATGTCAAAAGCGGTATTGAGTCCCCTctttcagattttcttttttttttcttcacataaaTCTTTGGTGAAGTTAAATCAGCGCgggtgaaaaataattttcctcacaccgtgtgtgtgtgtgttgctcatTCTCTTTGCACCTCTGCGATGGCTCTGCAAATGAGAtttcacagagacagaggggaagcTATTGAACGCTGACATTTTCACTTTGTAGGTAAAAGCCTGTCGGGTCACTCTGTGTCTGTAGAGCGGTTACCATGGGATATGATTTAATGGTTCTGGACAGGTCAATTCTTTTGGACTGGAGGGTTTGCCCAATACTGAGATTAACTGGTCCACTACCTCAATTTATTTACTCAACTATATATATAAGAAGCTTATGCCATAAGCAACTGTGATTGAAACACCTCCTTATATCCTTCaaggtttgttttctgttttcctttgtttacaTCTTTTATTCTCGCATTTGTCTTCAGAGTCAATGATTCTGCTGGGCTCCATCGAGAGGTCTGAGCTTCAGGCTATCTATGATTGGTGGCTTTCAGCAGAGAGGCGGATCCTCAGCCAGAGTCAGGCTTTTCAAGGTCAGGGCCTGGGTTCAAAGGCCAGCTGGGAATCCTTTGCCTTTGTGGATGAGGAAGGAGAAGAAAGCGGAGACAAGGTTTGTGAGGAACAGATGTTAGCTCACACATGACataatggaaataattcacaatGCATAACACTTTCaacattataataattactACGCTTTCATCTACTTAGGATATGTGATGAAAGCGTAGTAGTTTGTCAGTGCAGGGAGTATTATTTTTGTCCAAGAGGGTGAGTCTTTGGGGAATGATTTAGGCTTGTCGtttctttaattacattttttttttccagactgtGCCATTGCAAGATGAGCGAAATGGGCCCCTCCCAGTGCCGAAACCCCCGGAACTGTCCACCAATCACGCGACATCTGGTGAGCTGAGCACATTAGCGCGAAGGCCGTGTAGTCTCAGTCTACATCTGTGAGACAACagaaaaatgcttaaaaaaaataaaataaataaatgcatagtAGCACAGGGATACTCAAAAATCTCAGGGGAAAAGCATAGGGTGGTTGCACAAATGGCTGTGCATTTCATGCGCTattgggcagcagtgtggtatagTGGTTAGGGAAGTGGGTTTGTAGCTCAAAGGTTGTGGGTACTGTTTGCAGTTATGGCGCTACTATTATGCTCTTGTGCAAAGTACTTGACCTCAGTTGCTTCAGTTAAAAAAGATTCCAGTTGTATATATAGAttgtatgtgaaaatgtgatctgtgttctggataagaatgtGTCCTAAATGCCAAAATACAATGTGAATGCACTATTATAAAAAGagccttttttaattttgaatttttttttgcaaatcacCATGTGTCACCGCTGTATATTTAgccatacattttgttttgtctttcataacattgtttattttgatttttggtTCTAGGTATGACAGCATGAATCCACGCCCccttgtgttatttatttatttatttgtttattttctatgtGTGTTGGTAAAATAATCTGTGTTCCAGCACTTACAGGCAGCGGGTTGCCATGAGGACTGGGTGGGTGTGCTTCAAGTGCTGTCTCTGCTCGCTGTTGGCATGTGGGTGTGCTTGGGGGTCGTAGAAACTATTAGACATCGATATTTCTGGATCTGCAGTTTTCATATATAATACACAGGCACATCCTTGCATGTAATATATGTTTAAGGGAAGGTGAACTAAGAAATGATTACCCGTATGACCACTAAAGCCACCCATCCCCTTGCCTCACAGACAAACGGACCTTGCAAGCAGTAAGGAGAACTCTGCAgggcctgttctcctcctctAAAGACAGGCGGAAAGAAGAAAAGGTAGGCAGAGTTCCATGCAGTGTGCTGCCACAAGAACGATCTCTGACTCCTGGAAGAGCTGGAAGAGGCTGGGGGGAATGATTCTGCGAGCAGTAGTGGAGGAACGGCTTGTAGTAGTAGCAATAGCAGCAGTAATGGCAGcaacagcagggggggggggggcgaggttcCCACCTTGTCGCCTTCATCCATAGCGCTCTCAACCCTCCATCCTGTGCTGGAACAAGAGAGGGATGgtgagagggaaagtgaggaAGAGCCTCTTTGAATAAAGTAAGAGTGGACTTTTTGTATGGGATTTGTAAGGACTTTACTTTTCCCATCATCCTTTTGCTGCAGAGGCAGGAAATTCACACAGAGGTACTCTCTGGGTAGAACAGTTTAGTTTGGACGTAGTTGAGTCACTCGATGCACTTCGAAACACGTAGAGGAATGCGAGGATGACTTGTACTGCAGTTGTAGTTGCTGCTTAACTCCACCAGATGGTGCAAAAACGCTTCTACATTACCACAATAGTAAATGCAGCAACATGGTCAATCCATTGCATCCTGTTGTATGCAGGTTTCCAACATTAAGCtttctcaaaacaaataaatcgaGTTTAAATTTCAATGCAGCCACATGGTGATCATTTGCAATACTAGCAATtgtcacactgtaaaaaattaTACATGCATTTTCTCTCTTCAAAAGCACAACAGAGTAAGATGTCTGTCCCAGACTTCACCTGATtcctgtttttatacatttagatTATTTTTAGATTTCTGTTTCAAAATACGTCTACAGttatctttatttaaatatgaacaACTGTGGACCACAACTATGATGGTAGTGTAATACTAATTGCACTCATTTGCCTAATGTTTatatgacataaaataaaatatgtggaaATGTAAAGCAGTTTCACATATGTTGGTATGCACAAATGTTAGTGATGAAAATTCAGTTAATTATCACCTCTTCGTTATAAAGGGAGTTTTGTACTCTGTCAGTGTTTAACTTcattctccccccctccctgtctccctgttcaggaggccacaccccctccccttacaGATACGATGACACCAGAGGAGGTAACTGCCTAAATAGTTGTGAGAAAACTGGATACATTTTTCCATTAGTATTATCTGTGCAAACCTgtggatctgattggctgatgcagGTCGGTGATGTGCTCTCTGCTTGGTTGACACAGATCAAAGCTTgggaggaggtggagctggATGAACAAATCCACATTGATGAAATACGTGTAGATCCGTCCCCCttccagctggtggagagaacCTCACTGCACAAGGTGAGAAGTGACTGAACCTGTGCGGTAAAATCTCCTAATTAATGACCGCAGTCATTTTTCTGCACGGTTTCTGGCTCGCTTTTATGTTGGCCCTTGTCCCAAAATTTCGGAGAGCTGTTTGATGCACAACTGTGGAGAGAGACACGCAGTGTACTGAGGAAGAGCTTTGATGGATGGATATCATGCGTGGGAATGAAGTCTTTGCTTTACTTTCTGTTAgcctgcggtgtgtgtgtgtgttcgtaggCCTCCTCTTTgacaccctctctctttctctcccagacCCACACGCTGTTCTCATTACTGGGCCTCAGTCATGCCTATGTCACCAGCATCGGGAAACTGGTGGGAGTTGTGGCACTAAAGGAGGTAAAGAACACTGACTAAtatgaaatcccccccccccttgctctctctttctctgcctctgtctctctctcctctttctctctctcgctctcactgtgtctccttttttaaatttctaacCAGCTCTAATTATATGCCTTCTATTCTGTCGTTTTTGCACTCCATTATAATGTCTGAATTTTAGACTTGCATGAGAAAATTTCtaattaatgttatttcagtTGTCATTAATGTCAGTGTTATTCGGCTTTAGTTGAAATGCATCCCAGTGATGCGTTTCTttcgttccctctctcttcttctcagTTGCAGAAGGCCATCGAGGGCTCAACCCGCAGTGGGGTACGCCTTCGCCCCCCTCTGGCCAGCTTTCGGGATGCCAGCCGAAAATCGACGAAGCCGACCCCCCAGCCGaccccctccactccctcctctccaaacagagacaaagagatgtGGATCGAGGGGGCAGAGAGGCCAATACCGGAAGAGGCTGGGGGGAATGATTCTGCTAGCAGTAGCGGAGGAACGGCGTGCAGTAGTAGCAATAGCAGCAGTAATGGCAGCaacagcagggggggggcggggttcccGCCTCCTTCACCGTCATCCATAGCGCTCTCAACCCTCCATCCTGTGCTGGAACAAGAGAGGGACGgtgagagggaaagtgaggaAGAGCCTCTTTGAATAAAGTAAGAGTGGACTTTTTGTAtgggatttctttttcttttttttaaggactGCTTTTCCCATCACCCTTTTGCTGCGGAGGCGGGAAATTCACACAGAGGTACTCTCTGGGTAGAACAGTTTAGTTTGGACCTAGGCGAGTCGCTCAATGCACTTTGAAACACTTAGAGGGAAGAATAAATGTGCCACCAGtgcttctgggaaatgtagtctggAAGATCATCTTGCTCTGACAGTGACTTCCCCTTTGCTCTTTCAGTTTCTCAGGTTTCATCGCTATGTCTTTAAACCTGCAAAAGAATGGAAGAAAGtcctctttcttcctttcttacATCAACAGTATTGATCTGTGCAtctttctgcctgtctgaagtctgtctgtctgttgatTAATATGCAATGTTAATCAGTGTTTGTCTGTCCGTACGTTTCACAGTAATTCacataaatgtatgaaaatggaATCAGGTCGTGATTCAAATTACTGATCAAGTCTTCATCTTACAGATTATTCACTGTATGTTTACTAATGaatgtatttaattgttttggaATAATGATTACAACAGTCATGATCATTCATATTGATGCTTAAAATTATTGATATtcttattaaatataataaaaattgcatttatctacagttgtttcatttatttcccagTGGCCAGAAAGATAATTTATCGCTTTTCTGTGTGATGTACTGTTGGGCAATTCTCTGTTCTCTTGCACACAGACCAGGAAGCCTTGGTTGATCATTCAATATGGACTTTTTACAATGAAGAGTAACATAATATCTGGGGAGTGGTATTATGTGAATGCATTGATATCTGTGTGTCCGTTTGAAAGAAGGATATAGAATGGCATCCTCTATTGTTTACATGCCGCTGAAATTTTTTTCGGTTACTTAGTTCAAAGTtattcaacaacaaaataaaatgtaagcaGACTAGTtactaaatgctaaatgtaattttttcctgaaaaaaagatgcacacac carries:
- the clcn1b gene encoding chloride channel protein 1 isoform X1, whose product is MAADASQRKALRYHQTLLYGEYREQLGSIARREAARLLTERQWRKHAGDASAARHAQGQHHHAAGLETGVSASGHGHASSVKKPRSYSKCRDCVARVQKYIVTKLGEDWVFLVLLGLTMALVSWSMDYASAKSLQVYKWMYGELKGNVLLQYLAWVTYPMVLIMFASLFCHLVAPQSIGSGIPELKTILRGVVLKEYLTLKAFVAKVVGLTAGLGSGMPVGKEGPFVHIASICAAVLSKIMSIFCGVYENPYGYTDILTVGCAVGVGCCFGTPLGGVLFSIEVTSTYFAVRNYWRGYFAATFSAFIFRVLSVWNKDAVTITALFRTNFRMEFPFDLQELPAFAIIGISCGFLGAFFVYLNRQVVLVMRRQNALTRFLTKHRLIYPGAVTLVIATFTFPPGFGQFMAGELMPRECINSLFDNYTWTKIWGTPTPVGLGRSSAWLHPRVSVFVILLLFFVMKFWMSAISTTMPIPSGAFMPVFILGAAFGRLVGEIMATLFPNGILFDGIVYRILPGGYAVIGAAALTGAVTHTVSTAVICFELTGQISHILPMMVAVILANMVAQGLQPSLYDSIIQVKKLPYLPELGFGHISKYNIFVEDIMVKKLKFLSTQSTYRELNHLLRSTTLKTIPLVDSKESMILLGSIERSELQAIYDWWLSAERRILSQSQAFQGQGLGSKASWESFAFVDEEGEESGDKTVPLQDERNGPLPVPKPPELSTNHATSDKRTLQAVRRTLQGLFSSSKDRRKEEKEATPPPLTDTMTPEEIKAWEEVELDEQIHIDEIRVDPSPFQLVERTSLHKTHTLFSLLGLSHAYVTSIGKLVGVVALKELQKAIEGSTRSGVRLRPPLASFRDASRKSTKPTPQPTPSTPSSPNRDKEMWIEGAERPIPEEAGGNDSASSSGGTACSSSNSSSNGSNSRGGAGFPPPSPSSIALSTLHPVLEQERDGERESEEEPL
- the clcn1b gene encoding chloride channel protein 1 isoform X2 codes for the protein MAADASQRKALRYHQTLLYGEYREQLGSIARREAARLLTERQWRKHAGDASAARHAQGQHHHAAGLETGVSASGHGHASSVKKPRSYSKCRDCVARVQKYIVTKLGEDWVFLVLLGLTMALVSWSMDYASAKSLQVYKWMYGELKGNVLLQYLAWVTYPMVLIMFASLFCHLVAPQSIGSGIPELKTILRGVVLKEYLTLKAFVAKVVGLTAGLGSGMPVGKEGPFVHIASICAAVLSKIMSIFCGVYENPYGYTDILTVGCAVGVGCCFGTPLGGVLFSIEVTSTYFAVRNYWRGYFAATFSAFIFRVLSVWNKDAVTITALFRTNFRMEFPFDLQELPAFAIIGISCGFLGAFFVYLNRQVVLVMRRQNALTRFLTKHRLIYPGAVTLVIATFTFPPGFGQFMAGELMPRECINSLFDNYTWTKIWGTPTPVGLGRSSAWLHPRVSVFVILLLFFVMKFWMSAISTTMPIPSGAFMPVFILAFGRLVGEIMATLFPNGILFDGIVYRILPGGYAVIGAAALTGAVTHTVSTAVICFELTGQISHILPMMVAVILANMVAQGLQPSLYDSIIQVKKLPYLPELGFGHISKYNIFVEDIMVKKLKFLSTQSTYRELNHLLRSTTLKTIPLVDSKESMILLGSIERSELQAIYDWWLSAERRILSQSQAFQGQGLGSKASWESFAFVDEEGEESGDKTVPLQDERNGPLPVPKPPELSTNHATSDKRTLQAVRRTLQGLFSSSKDRRKEEKEATPPPLTDTMTPEEIKAWEEVELDEQIHIDEIRVDPSPFQLVERTSLHKTHTLFSLLGLSHAYVTSIGKLVGVVALKELQKAIEGSTRSGVRLRPPLASFRDASRKSTKPTPQPTPSTPSSPNRDKEMWIEGAERPIPEEAGGNDSASSSGGTACSSSNSSSNGSNSRGGAGFPPPSPSSIALSTLHPVLEQERDGERESEEEPL